The following are encoded in a window of Amaranthus tricolor cultivar Red isolate AtriRed21 chromosome 2, ASM2621246v1, whole genome shotgun sequence genomic DNA:
- the LOC130806281 gene encoding GDP-mannose transporter GONST3-like, translating to MSGDLENPKSTEVNKNVDATGSSGTEVRVTWNGFLMQQASVYGVAAGYCLSASLLSIINKWAVMKFPYPGALTALQYFTSAAGVLVCGWLKWVEHDRLDLMTMWRFLPAAIIFYLSLFTNSELLLHANVDTFIVFRSAVPIFVAIGETLFLHQPWPSVKTWASIATIFGGSVLYVITDYQFTVMAYSWALAYLVSMSIDFVYIKHVVMTIGLNTWGLVLYNNLEALLLFPLELFIMGELKKIKHEIADESDWYSFGVILPVALSCLFGLSISFFGFSCRKAISATGFTVLGIVNKLLTVVINLIIWDKHSTLVGTVGLLICMSGGVMYQQSTSKPKPVKATEPHESQEEEQKLLEMQNNKEDHNNLESSSKVEE from the coding sequence ATGTCCGGCGACCTCGAGAATCCAAAGTCCACTGAAGTGAATAAAAATGTAGATGCAACTGGTTCCTCTGGGACTGAAGTACGAGTGACATGGAATGGTTTCTTGATGCAACAGGCATCAGTATATGGAGTAGCTGCTGGCTATTGCCTGTCGGCATCTTTGCTCTCAATCATCAACAAATGGGCTGTAATGAAATTCCCGTATCCTGGTGCACTAACTGCACTGCAGTATTTCACCAGTGCAGCAGGCGTTTTAGTTTGTGGCTGGCTAAAGTGGGTAGAACATGACCGCCTTGACCTTATGACCATGTGGCGGTTCCTTCCTGCTGCAATTATCTTCTATCTCTCTCTTTTCACCAATAGTGAGCTCCTCCTCCATGCGAACGTAGACACATTCATTGTCTTCCGCTCGGCAGTCCCCATCTTTGTTGCCATCGGAGAGACCCTCTTTCTGCATCAGCCATGGCCATCAGTCAAAACTTGGGCCTCAATTGCCACTATCTTTGGTGGGAGTGTCCTATATGTGATCACCGATTATCAGTTCACAGTGATGGCTTACAGCTGGGCTTTAGCTTACCTAGTTAGTATGTCTATTGATTTTGTTTACATAAAACATGTGGTTATGACCATTGGTTTGAACACATGGGGCTTAGTCTTGTACAACAATCTTGAAGCTCTTCTACTCTTTCCACTAGAGCTGTTTATAATGGGCGAGCTGAAGAAAATAAAACATGAGATAGCTGACGAGTCTGATTGGTATTCATTTGGTGTCATCCTGCCCGTGGCTTTGTCATGCTTGTTTGGACTTTCGATCTCTTTCTTTGGCTTCTCTTGCCGAAAAGCTATCTCCGCCACAGGCTTTACAGTTCTTGGAATAGTTAACAAGTTATTAACCGTTGTTATCAACCTTATAATCTGGGATAAACATTCAACTCTTGTCGGAACAGTTGGTCTTCTTATCTGTATGTCGGGTGGTGTTATGTATCAGCAGTCTACAAGCAAACCAAAGCCCGTGAAAGCCACAGAGCCACACGAAAGCCAAGAGGAAGAACAAAAACTGTTGGAGATGCAGAACAATAAAGAAGATCATAACAATTTAGAGTCAAGTTCCAAAGTAGAAGAATAA
- the LOC130805896 gene encoding V-type proton ATPase subunit G 1-like: MEASRGQNGIQLLLAAEQEAQHIVNAAKNAKMARLRQAKEEAEREISEFRTQMEAEFQRKLAESSGDSGANVKRLEEETEAKINELKTQSSNISPEIVQMLLKYVTTVKN; encoded by the exons ATGGAAGCAAGCAGAGGACAGAATGGAATTCAACTCTTGCTAGCTGCGGAGCAAGAAGCACAACACATTGTTAATGCAGCCAAAAATG CCAAGATGGCTAGACTGAGACAAGCAAAAGAAGAGGCTGAGCGGGAGATTTCTGAGTTTCGTACGCAAATGGAAGCTGAATTCCAGAGGAAACTTGCAGAG AGTAGCGGGGACTCTGGTGCTAATGTGAAGCGTCTTGAAGAAGAAACTGAAGCGAAAATCAATGAGCTGAAGACACAATCTTCCAATATCTCTCCCGAAATTGTTCAGATGCTGTTGAAATATGTCACAACTGTGAAGAACTGA